The following coding sequences are from one Paenibacillus tundrae window:
- the nirD gene encoding nitrite reductase small subunit NirD, producing the protein MTTKPAGTYYPAGTIDEFLPRIGRVVEIQGKQLAVFLASDGTIFAADNRNPHPKGGPLAEGIVSGHYLYDPLYDWKIDLSTGLVQAPDQGQVQMYSVKVENGTVWIAV; encoded by the coding sequence ATGACAACTAAACCAGCCGGCACCTATTACCCTGCCGGAACGATTGATGAATTTCTACCTCGCATTGGTAGAGTCGTTGAGATTCAAGGCAAACAGCTCGCTGTATTTCTTGCCTCGGATGGCACCATCTTCGCAGCAGATAATCGAAACCCGCATCCGAAAGGCGGACCACTTGCCGAAGGCATTGTGTCAGGTCATTACCTCTATGACCCACTGTACGATTGGAAGATCGATCTTAGCACAGGTCTAGTGCAAGCTCCCGACCAAGGACAGGTTCAGATGTACTCGGTCAAAGTGGAAAATGGAACGGTCTGGATTGCAGTATAG
- a CDS encoding formate/nitrite transporter family protein, with the protein MYTPNVEGIIEAAVKKRDQMNSGLARYMVSALMAGAYVGLGIILIFSIGAPLLAAQSPFQMILMGMSFGLALTLVIFAGSELFTGNNMFFTMSTLAGRTTVKDTMKNWGLVFLGNLIGAVILSLLIVGSGLFKTATPEHLLFAVSAKKMAAPVTELFFRGILCNWLVCLAIWMSSRTKEDIAKLVLIWWCLYAFIASGYEHSVANMTLLSLSWLLPNHPDTITLAGWFHNMIPVTLGNIVGGALFVGMAYWFVSPVRKKTRQ; encoded by the coding sequence ATGTACACACCTAATGTTGAAGGAATTATTGAAGCCGCGGTCAAAAAAAGAGATCAAATGAATTCAGGTCTAGCACGTTATATGGTATCCGCCTTGATGGCTGGTGCATATGTAGGCCTTGGCATTATTCTAATCTTCAGTATCGGCGCACCGCTTCTCGCGGCGCAATCACCTTTTCAGATGATCCTGATGGGCATGTCCTTCGGGCTCGCTCTCACCCTTGTTATTTTTGCAGGGTCGGAGCTGTTTACGGGCAACAATATGTTTTTTACCATGAGTACGTTAGCAGGTCGCACTACCGTGAAAGACACAATGAAGAACTGGGGACTTGTCTTTCTCGGCAATCTGATCGGCGCGGTCATTCTGAGTCTGCTCATTGTCGGCAGTGGTTTGTTCAAAACAGCTACACCAGAGCATCTGCTCTTTGCCGTTTCTGCTAAGAAGATGGCAGCCCCCGTTACTGAGCTATTCTTCCGCGGCATTCTCTGTAACTGGCTCGTCTGTCTAGCCATCTGGATGTCTTCACGCACAAAAGAGGACATTGCCAAGCTTGTATTGATCTGGTGGTGTCTGTACGCATTTATCGCCAGTGGATATGAGCACAGCGTTGCCAATATGACATTGCTCTCCTTATCTTGGTTACTGCCAAACCATCCGGATACCATCACATTAGCAGGCTGGTTCCATAATATGATTCCAGTCACACTCGGTAACATTGTCGGAGGCGCTTTGTTTGTTGGGATGGCCTATTGGTTCGTATCACCTGTGAGAAAGAAAACCCGTCAATGA
- a CDS encoding metal-dependent hydrolase, whose protein sequence is MMGRSHLIIGTGVSLSVLQFTGLPVTDPAVTVALIGSLLPDIDEPNSLLVSKALPNSLIRLLQTILLPTAVFVYFYVQSQPWNLLLAILIGMVSFLPSRSLRKVLMFAIGLGLVFYGHAFAPWNWIAGSLLMLCTTLTHRGLTHTVYGTAVWAGLLYTTTAQLQPEIWIAGGTAYAMHLLADSLTNRGIRPLPPLKWRIRANLMSTGTKHGAVVENVCIVLTLILAWIAFSPLFL, encoded by the coding sequence ATGATGGGAAGATCCCACCTTATTATTGGAACAGGGGTATCGCTTTCTGTTCTTCAATTCACAGGTCTGCCTGTAACAGATCCTGCAGTAACGGTGGCGCTGATCGGTTCACTGTTGCCTGACATCGATGAACCCAACTCGCTATTGGTTTCGAAGGCTCTGCCAAACAGTCTCATTAGGCTACTACAGACGATTTTGTTACCGACGGCGGTGTTTGTGTACTTCTATGTTCAGAGTCAACCTTGGAATCTGTTACTTGCGATCTTGATTGGTATGGTATCATTTTTGCCTTCACGCTCACTCCGTAAAGTGCTAATGTTTGCGATTGGCTTGGGGTTGGTTTTCTACGGCCATGCATTTGCGCCTTGGAACTGGATTGCAGGGAGTTTGCTGATGTTATGTACAACGCTGACACACAGGGGACTAACGCATACAGTGTATGGAACTGCAGTGTGGGCAGGACTGCTGTATACTACGACTGCGCAGCTGCAACCGGAGATCTGGATCGCTGGGGGTACAGCCTATGCTATGCATCTACTTGCTGATTCATTAACGAATCGGGGAATCCGTCCACTACCGCCACTTAAGTGGCGTATACGTGCGAATCTAATGAGTACGGGAACCAAGCATGGAGCCGTAGTTGAGAATGTCTGCATTGTACTTACTCTCATACTTGCCTGGATTGCATTTTCACCACTATTTCTCTAA
- a CDS encoding AAA family ATPase has protein sequence MPVRKESIQIISAVRSNLESCIMGKSFEIQLLLTALLAGGHVLIEDVPGTGKTQLIKALSKSMRGEYRRIQCNPDILPSDITGVSVFHPRDERFYFRPGPVMTNILLADEINRATTKTQSALLEVMEERSVTVDGDTYDLPHPFMLCATQNPIDFEGTYTLPEAQLDRFMLKISLGYPDKDIEKTLLKQHQSGQPVDRLESVTHMDQISAIQQEIKEVFIGDPVMDYLLDVVRTTRSHPSVLLGASPRAAISFMSAVKAFAFLQERDYVLPDDVKTMAPYVISHRIVLRPEARLDSMSSEAVLNSVLQQIRVPVSMGQ, from the coding sequence ATGCCTGTGCGCAAAGAGTCGATCCAAATCATTTCAGCAGTCCGTTCTAATCTAGAATCTTGCATAATGGGGAAATCCTTTGAAATTCAACTTTTGCTCACAGCTTTGCTTGCAGGCGGCCACGTTTTAATTGAAGACGTACCGGGAACAGGCAAGACACAATTGATTAAGGCCTTATCCAAATCGATGCGCGGCGAATACCGCCGTATTCAATGTAATCCAGATATTTTACCGAGTGACATTACGGGTGTATCCGTGTTCCATCCGCGTGATGAGCGCTTTTACTTCCGTCCAGGTCCAGTCATGACGAACATTTTGCTGGCAGACGAGATTAACCGAGCTACAACGAAGACCCAATCGGCATTGCTGGAGGTTATGGAAGAACGCAGTGTGACGGTAGACGGGGATACTTACGATTTGCCACATCCGTTTATGCTCTGTGCTACGCAGAACCCGATTGATTTTGAAGGAACATATACATTGCCGGAGGCACAACTAGACCGGTTTATGTTGAAAATAAGCCTTGGTTATCCAGATAAGGATATTGAGAAAACACTGCTGAAGCAGCATCAGTCGGGTCAACCGGTTGACCGACTCGAGTCGGTGACTCATATGGATCAGATCTCTGCTATCCAGCAGGAGATCAAGGAAGTATTCATTGGTGATCCAGTGATGGATTATTTGCTGGATGTTGTTCGTACCACACGCTCCCATCCATCCGTATTGCTCGGTGCCAGCCCGCGGGCGGCCATTTCATTTATGTCAGCGGTAAAAGCCTTCGCCTTCCTACAGGAACGGGACTATGTGCTTCCCGATGATGTGAAGACAATGGCGCCATATGTCATCTCTCATCGGATTGTGCTACGTCCTGAGGCGAGACTGGATAGCATGAGTTCTGAAGCTGTTCTGAACTCTGTACTTCAGCAGATACGTGTGCCCGTTTCTATGGGGCAATAG
- the spoVAE gene encoding stage V sporulation protein AE: MQFLWAFIVGGLICVIGQLLMDGVKLTPAHTMSTLVVAGAVADAFGLYDPLVKFAGAGASIPITSFGNSLVHGALTELEKEGWLGVITGIFDLTAAGISAAIIFSFLAALVVRPKG; encoded by the coding sequence ATGCAATTTCTGTGGGCATTTATCGTTGGCGGCTTAATCTGTGTCATTGGACAGCTTCTTATGGATGGGGTCAAGTTGACACCAGCACATACGATGAGTACGTTGGTGGTTGCAGGCGCTGTGGCTGATGCCTTTGGCCTCTATGATCCACTGGTGAAATTTGCGGGTGCAGGTGCTTCCATTCCCATTACGAGTTTTGGTAATTCCCTAGTCCATGGAGCATTAACCGAATTGGAGAAAGAAGGCTGGCTCGGTGTAATCACCGGTATCTTCGATCTAACTGCAGCGGGGATTTCCGCAGCGATTATCTTCTCATTTCTTGCGGCACTTGTTGTTCGTCCAAAAGGGTGA
- a CDS encoding response regulator transcription factor yields the protein MTVNYRTIIVEDEALIRRNVSRKFSELGTRFEVIGEARNGQEALQLIEQTVPDLVVTDIQMPVMNGLELAKHLYFAYPQVKIVILSGHHEFEYARQAISYKVEDYLLKPISEDQIRGLLDAMELKLGNVVDSLTHVSAAVDEQRKPEDIAEAVKLYVKQHYMHEISLQDMAGQMHFSVDYLGKCFKKVTGETPLKYMTGLRINEAKRLLVAHQNLDIQSIGKAVGYADSHYFSRIFKNKTGVYPSEYRQQCAERKKALSLDHESHGDLS from the coding sequence ATGACGGTTAACTACAGAACCATTATTGTGGAGGATGAAGCACTGATCCGCCGTAATGTGTCGCGAAAGTTCAGTGAGCTGGGTACACGATTCGAGGTAATTGGCGAAGCGAGGAATGGGCAGGAGGCACTGCAATTGATCGAACAGACGGTTCCTGATCTTGTCGTCACCGATATTCAGATGCCCGTGATGAATGGATTAGAACTGGCGAAGCATCTGTATTTTGCCTATCCTCAAGTGAAAATTGTAATCCTCAGCGGTCATCATGAATTTGAGTATGCACGTCAGGCGATCAGCTATAAGGTGGAGGATTATTTGCTCAAGCCGATCTCGGAAGACCAGATTCGTGGACTGCTGGACGCGATGGAACTCAAGCTTGGGAATGTAGTTGATTCTCTCACGCATGTTAGTGCGGCTGTGGACGAACAGAGGAAGCCAGAGGATATTGCAGAGGCGGTCAAACTGTACGTGAAGCAGCATTACATGCACGAGATCAGCCTTCAGGATATGGCGGGACAGATGCACTTTAGCGTGGATTATCTAGGTAAGTGTTTCAAAAAAGTAACGGGCGAAACTCCGCTCAAATATATGACAGGGCTGAGAATTAACGAAGCGAAGCGGTTGCTCGTTGCGCATCAGAACCTGGACATTCAATCGATAGGCAAAGCCGTTGGCTACGCGGACTCTCATTATTTCAGCCGTATTTTCAAAAATAAAACAGGGGTATATCCAAGTGAATATCGGCAACAGTGTGCAGAACGAAAAAAAGCTCTGTCCCTGGATCATGAGAGCCATGGCGACTTGAGCTGA
- a CDS encoding M42 family metallopeptidase: protein MNEKTMDMFRTLTEFPSASGFERELRGWMKDQLSAYTDEFVQDRLGSLFGVLRGDESGPKVMVAGHFDEVGFMTTGITETGMIKFRPLGGWWSQAVLSQRLQIITPERRITGVVGSTPTHLLDESQRSKPVDLNTMYLDIGADNRAEAESWGIHPGMQIVPICEFTPMANPKKIMAKAWDNRYGVGLALELVEALHKEKLPNILYSGATVQEELGLRGARTAANLIEPDIFFALDCSAANDMTGDKQSFGHIGQGALLRIFDPGMFTHRGMVEYVQDTASSNQIKMQYFISPGGTDAGQVHLSGIGVPSTVIGICARYIHTSSSIIHTDDYDAAKELIVKLVKGLDRSTMNTIINNA, encoded by the coding sequence ATGAATGAAAAAACAATGGATATGTTTCGCACACTGACTGAATTCCCTTCTGCTTCGGGCTTTGAACGTGAGCTTCGCGGATGGATGAAGGATCAGCTTTCCGCTTACACGGATGAATTTGTTCAGGATCGCTTGGGTAGTCTTTTTGGTGTATTACGCGGGGATGAATCAGGCCCTAAAGTAATGGTTGCTGGGCATTTTGATGAAGTAGGCTTCATGACGACTGGCATTACAGAAACCGGTATGATTAAATTCCGTCCACTGGGTGGATGGTGGAGCCAAGCTGTGTTGTCACAACGACTTCAGATCATCACACCTGAGCGCCGAATTACTGGGGTTGTAGGCTCTACACCTACACATCTTTTGGATGAGTCCCAGCGCAGCAAGCCGGTGGATCTGAACACCATGTACCTGGATATTGGTGCAGATAACCGCGCTGAAGCGGAGTCATGGGGCATCCATCCGGGCATGCAAATTGTACCTATTTGTGAATTTACACCAATGGCGAATCCGAAGAAAATCATGGCTAAGGCGTGGGATAACCGTTATGGTGTTGGTCTCGCACTGGAACTCGTTGAGGCACTTCATAAAGAAAAATTGCCTAATATCCTATATTCCGGGGCAACCGTTCAAGAGGAATTGGGTCTTCGCGGCGCACGTACCGCTGCAAATCTCATTGAGCCTGATATCTTCTTCGCACTCGACTGTAGTGCAGCCAATGATATGACAGGAGACAAGCAATCCTTTGGACATATTGGACAAGGCGCATTGCTGCGTATTTTTGATCCAGGCATGTTCACCCATCGTGGTATGGTTGAGTATGTGCAGGATACAGCATCCTCCAACCAGATTAAGATGCAATACTTCATCTCACCAGGAGGAACAGATGCAGGACAGGTTCATCTGAGCGGTATTGGTGTCCCTTCCACCGTTATTGGAATCTGTGCTCGTTACATTCACACTTCTTCATCCATCATCCATACAGATGACTATGATGCAGCGAAAGAATTGATTGTGAAGCTCGTCAAAGGACTGGATCGCTCCACGATGAATACCATTATCAATAATGCTTAA
- the nirB gene encoding nitrite reductase large subunit NirB, with protein sequence MNGNKEKLVVIGNGMAGISTVEQILKLSSRFEITVIGTEPYPNYNRIMLSYVLEGSKTLDDIVLNDLHWYEEYGITLHMGTTVSKIDSDTREVVTTDGSRVPYDKVIIATGSNSFILPVPGHDKQGVVGFRDIADCNTMLDAAKNYKKAAVIGGGLLGLEAAKGLVQLGMEVTVVHLMQDLMERQLDSTASAMLKAELERQGIQFKMGAQTSELLGGERVEGIRFADETVLDVDFVVMAVGIKPNITVARESGMEVNRGIIVDDYMQTSLENVYSVGECTEHRGVCYGLVAPLFEQGMILAKHICGVETAPYEGSVVSTKLKISGVDVFSTGEFIDGPEHTVISHKDEWKRTYKKILLRDNVMVGAVLFGDITDSAELQKLIKQQTEMTDDLYASLMGTGCGGHKKATSVETMAEDEIVCGCNGVTKGHIMDAITNQGLTSIDEIKASTGATRSCGGCKPVVEQILQYVLGDNFTTGAKQGICGCTSLSRDEIVAEIRQKGLQTTKEVMNVLGWTQPEGCSKCRPAINYYLGMIAPDTHEDEKESRFVNERMNANIQKDGTYTVVPRMYGGVTTPEDLKRIADVSVKYDVKAVKVTGGQRLDLIGVKKEDLQNVWAELDMPSGYAYAKSLRTVKTCVGSQFCRFGTQDSMAMGARIERKFERLDLPAKFKYAVNGCPRNCAEACTKDIGIVGNDGGWEIFIGGNGGIKARLADSLCKVKTDEELIELCGAIMQHYRETANYLERTSEWVERVGLESIRAVVVDDIQERKALMERIEFALGHVEEPWQKAIRNEQGENKLFHGIEVTARP encoded by the coding sequence ATGAACGGAAATAAAGAAAAACTGGTCGTCATCGGTAACGGCATGGCAGGAATTAGTACGGTTGAGCAAATTTTAAAATTAAGCTCCCGCTTCGAGATCACAGTTATTGGTACAGAACCCTACCCTAACTATAACCGCATTATGTTGTCCTATGTGCTGGAGGGCAGCAAAACGTTGGATGATATTGTACTCAATGACCTGCATTGGTATGAAGAATATGGTATTACGTTGCATATGGGCACAACGGTATCCAAAATCGATTCCGATACACGCGAAGTGGTGACTACAGACGGTTCGCGCGTTCCTTATGACAAGGTCATCATTGCTACAGGCTCCAATTCCTTTATTCTTCCTGTACCTGGACACGATAAACAGGGCGTTGTTGGATTCCGGGATATCGCTGACTGTAATACGATGCTAGATGCAGCGAAGAATTACAAAAAAGCAGCTGTCATTGGTGGCGGATTGCTAGGTCTAGAAGCAGCTAAAGGACTGGTTCAGCTCGGCATGGAGGTTACCGTTGTCCACTTAATGCAGGATCTCATGGAACGTCAACTAGATTCAACAGCTTCTGCCATGTTAAAGGCTGAACTTGAACGCCAAGGCATCCAATTCAAAATGGGTGCACAGACATCCGAATTGCTTGGCGGCGAGCGTGTTGAAGGTATTCGTTTTGCAGATGAAACGGTACTGGATGTTGATTTTGTTGTTATGGCTGTCGGTATCAAACCAAACATCACTGTTGCTCGCGAGAGCGGCATGGAAGTCAATCGAGGCATCATTGTTGACGACTACATGCAAACTTCTCTTGAAAATGTGTATTCCGTCGGAGAATGTACAGAGCATCGCGGTGTGTGTTACGGCCTCGTCGCTCCATTATTCGAACAAGGTATGATCCTGGCTAAACATATATGCGGTGTTGAAACTGCACCTTATGAAGGTTCTGTAGTATCTACGAAATTGAAAATTTCGGGCGTAGATGTATTTTCGACAGGTGAGTTTATTGATGGCCCTGAGCACACGGTTATCTCTCACAAAGACGAATGGAAACGCACGTACAAAAAAATCCTGCTTCGCGATAATGTAATGGTCGGCGCTGTGTTATTTGGTGACATCACGGATTCAGCGGAGCTGCAAAAACTGATCAAGCAACAGACTGAAATGACCGATGACCTGTACGCTTCACTCATGGGCACAGGCTGCGGTGGACACAAGAAGGCAACATCGGTAGAAACGATGGCTGAGGACGAAATCGTATGTGGCTGTAATGGTGTTACCAAAGGTCATATTATGGACGCGATTACGAATCAAGGATTAACCAGCATCGATGAGATCAAAGCGAGCACGGGTGCAACACGTTCTTGCGGTGGCTGTAAACCAGTCGTAGAACAGATCTTGCAATATGTACTTGGTGATAATTTTACAACGGGTGCCAAACAGGGCATTTGCGGATGTACTTCCCTAAGCCGGGATGAGATCGTAGCGGAGATCAGACAAAAAGGTCTGCAAACGACCAAAGAAGTGATGAACGTATTGGGATGGACTCAGCCTGAGGGCTGCTCGAAATGCCGTCCTGCAATCAACTATTACCTGGGTATGATTGCACCGGATACACATGAGGATGAGAAGGAATCCCGCTTCGTCAACGAACGTATGAACGCCAATATTCAGAAAGACGGAACCTATACCGTTGTGCCACGGATGTATGGCGGGGTTACAACACCAGAAGACTTGAAACGTATCGCGGATGTATCGGTCAAATACGATGTAAAAGCGGTTAAAGTGACTGGAGGACAGCGTCTAGACTTGATCGGAGTCAAAAAAGAAGATTTGCAAAACGTATGGGCTGAGCTCGATATGCCTTCAGGCTATGCTTATGCTAAATCACTTCGTACCGTCAAAACATGTGTAGGTTCACAGTTCTGCCGCTTCGGTACACAGGATTCAATGGCTATGGGCGCCAGAATTGAACGTAAATTCGAACGCTTGGATCTACCTGCTAAATTCAAATACGCCGTGAACGGCTGCCCACGTAACTGTGCAGAAGCATGTACGAAAGATATCGGTATTGTTGGTAACGACGGCGGTTGGGAAATATTCATCGGCGGTAACGGCGGGATCAAAGCCAGACTTGCGGACTCCCTCTGCAAAGTGAAAACGGACGAAGAATTGATCGAGCTGTGCGGCGCCATCATGCAACATTATCGTGAGACTGCCAACTACCTCGAACGGACTTCGGAATGGGTAGAACGTGTGGGTCTGGAATCGATACGTGCAGTTGTGGTTGACGATATTCAAGAACGTAAGGCGCTAATGGAACGAATTGAGTTTGCACTTGGACATGTGGAAGAACCTTGGCAAAAAGCAATTCGAAATGAACAAGGTGAGAACAAACTATTTCACGGAATTGAAGTAACTGCCCGTCCGTAA
- the spoVAD gene encoding stage V sporulation protein AD: MKRLGRQTWKFENRPRIVGRAAVVGPDEGQGPLASDFDYVYDNLEIGEKTWEKGERKLLEQATQLALINANITKEELQFFIGGDLMNQIISSSFSARKLGAPFLGVFGACSTSMESLALASLIVDSGGGDYVLAGTVSHNCTVEKQFRYPTEYGSQKPPYAQYTVTGAGCGVVSRTGEGPVITHATIGRVMDLGIKDPFNMGAAMAPAAADTLVSHFRDTGLEPGYYDLIVTGDLASVGLPITKELLHKEGIPMEQTVFNDCGLMIYDREKQPQVVAGGSGCGCSASVTYGHILNRMQKGDLKRVLVVATGALLSPLSYQQGESIPCIAHAVSIEKEG, encoded by the coding sequence ATGAAACGACTGGGACGTCAAACTTGGAAATTTGAAAATCGTCCACGCATTGTTGGCAGGGCTGCTGTTGTTGGACCTGACGAAGGTCAAGGGCCGCTCGCATCTGACTTTGACTATGTATACGACAATCTGGAGATTGGCGAGAAGACATGGGAGAAAGGGGAGCGCAAGCTATTAGAGCAGGCGACTCAACTAGCGTTGATCAATGCGAATATTACCAAAGAAGAGCTTCAGTTTTTCATTGGTGGAGATCTCATGAACCAGATCATCAGTAGTTCGTTCTCAGCTCGTAAGCTAGGAGCCCCCTTCCTCGGTGTGTTTGGTGCATGCTCCACCTCCATGGAAAGTTTGGCACTGGCTTCTCTCATTGTGGATTCTGGGGGCGGTGACTACGTTCTTGCAGGAACGGTCAGTCACAACTGTACCGTAGAGAAGCAGTTTCGTTATCCGACCGAGTATGGGTCACAGAAGCCGCCTTATGCGCAGTATACCGTCACAGGTGCAGGCTGCGGAGTTGTATCGCGAACAGGAGAAGGGCCTGTCATTACACACGCAACGATCGGTCGCGTTATGGATCTGGGCATCAAAGATCCATTCAACATGGGAGCAGCCATGGCACCTGCGGCTGCGGATACGTTGGTTTCTCATTTCCGTGATACAGGGCTTGAGCCGGGTTATTACGATCTGATTGTTACGGGAGATCTTGCTTCGGTCGGACTACCGATCACCAAAGAACTTTTGCATAAAGAAGGCATTCCAATGGAACAAACGGTGTTTAACGACTGTGGATTGATGATCTATGACCGTGAGAAACAGCCTCAGGTCGTGGCAGGGGGAAGTGGTTGCGGATGCTCCGCATCAGTTACCTATGGGCACATTCTAAACCGAATGCAAAAGGGCGATTTAAAACGTGTTCTGGTGGTAGCTACGGGAGCTTTATTGTCACCGCTATCTTACCAGCAGGGTGAGAGTATTCCTTGTATTGCACATGCCGTTTCCATCGAGAAGGAGGGTTGA
- a CDS encoding YfbR-like 5'-deoxynucleotidase translates to MGIHTYFRSLNDLERIIRTPGKFKFEEHSVSAHSWKVVQYAKTLADIEEQNGVAIDWKKLYEITSSHDYGEIFIGDIKTPVKHYSLELRAMLQQVEEGMVEHFINENIPEEFQAIFRRQLREGKDQSVEGLILEVADKMDQVYEAFAELQRGNTEKEFIVMYRYALIKIKNIDLHCVHYFLHHILPDIIQEGIRSPIDIRKITEEALAE, encoded by the coding sequence ATGGGAATACACACGTACTTCAGATCTCTGAATGATCTAGAACGCATTATCCGAACGCCAGGCAAATTCAAGTTTGAGGAACACAGCGTGTCCGCACATTCATGGAAGGTCGTGCAATACGCCAAAACGCTCGCCGATATTGAAGAACAGAACGGCGTAGCTATTGATTGGAAAAAGCTTTACGAGATCACCAGCAGCCATGATTACGGCGAGATTTTCATTGGAGATATCAAAACTCCGGTTAAGCATTATTCACTTGAGCTTCGTGCGATGCTGCAGCAAGTCGAGGAAGGTATGGTTGAGCATTTTATCAACGAGAACATTCCCGAAGAGTTCCAAGCCATATTCCGCCGTCAACTGCGTGAAGGTAAAGATCAATCTGTTGAAGGGCTTATTCTTGAAGTTGCCGACAAGATGGATCAGGTATATGAAGCCTTTGCAGAATTACAACGGGGAAATACGGAGAAAGAATTCATTGTGATGTATCGCTATGCCCTGATCAAAATCAAGAACATTGACCTTCATTGTGTTCACTACTTCCTCCATCACATCCTCCCCGACATTATTCAAGAAGGCATCCGTTCCCCGATTGATATTCGCAAAATAACTGAAGAAGCACTCGCCGAATAA
- the spoVAC gene encoding stage V sporulation protein AC, giving the protein MPAETKGTGSSKKSPSLSISEQEYKKVAKKHEPARPLLANCIKAFFVGGFVCLIGQAIQEAFMAGFDMTSKEAASPTVAVMIFISVVLTCLGVYDKIAQWAGAGTAVPVTGFANSMCSAALEHRAEGLVLGVGANMFKLAGSVIVFGVVAAFIIGIVYAFLGFGGGHL; this is encoded by the coding sequence TTGCCAGCTGAGACGAAAGGAACCGGCAGTAGCAAAAAATCACCATCATTGTCCATAAGTGAGCAGGAATATAAAAAGGTAGCCAAAAAGCATGAACCTGCACGTCCCCTCTTGGCTAACTGCATTAAAGCTTTTTTCGTTGGGGGATTTGTCTGCCTGATTGGACAAGCTATCCAAGAAGCATTTATGGCGGGTTTTGATATGACTTCTAAGGAAGCAGCTAGCCCGACCGTAGCGGTGATGATCTTTATCTCGGTCGTGCTGACCTGTCTTGGTGTATACGATAAAATCGCACAATGGGCAGGGGCGGGTACAGCCGTTCCGGTTACAGGCTTTGCCAACTCGATGTGTTCTGCGGCGCTGGAGCACAGGGCAGAAGGATTGGTACTTGGTGTAGGTGCCAACATGTTTAAGCTGGCTGGCTCCGTTATCGTGTTTGGTGTAGTCGCAGCATTTATTATCGGGATCGTATATGCCTTCCTCGGATTTGGGGGAGGACATCTATGA